A section of the bacterium genome encodes:
- a CDS encoding glycogen synthase, translating to MRILMVAAEYAPLAKAGGLGDMVAALAGALAARGHEVKVVLPLYGDVDRERHGLAPCPQLPPFAVRRGDAVRRCRFWRATAAAGPDVLLLENEGLFGRAGVYGYAEAGEFADTLPRLALLAQGALAATVMLDWAPDVVHVHDAAAALAAVDLACWTRAGTPLAATRTLLTIHNLAHQSLHPRWEFPGLDLPTRLAWHPGEMEFHGGLNLMKAGILLSDRVNTVSPTYASEVTLDEDLGCGLAGVLRDRGEAFSGILNGMDRTAWDPATDRCLPANYSARAPAGKSACRTALLRELGLEDGGPVLVSVGRLAHQKGIDLLLPLVDGLVDDGWRQAVLGTGEPALEQALRGAAAARPGRVAFAPRFDEALSRRFYAGADAFVMPSRFEPCGLAQLYALRYGTPPVVRRTGGLADTVADASGPAGVGFVFDEATPAALGTALARAIEAWREPDRWSSLVRRGMAADYGWNAPAAAYEDLYRSLEGT from the coding sequence ATGAGGATCCTGATGGTCGCCGCCGAGTACGCGCCGCTGGCCAAGGCCGGCGGTCTCGGCGACATGGTGGCGGCGCTCGCCGGCGCCCTGGCCGCGCGCGGCCACGAGGTGAAGGTCGTGCTGCCCCTCTACGGCGACGTCGACCGGGAGCGGCACGGGCTGGCCCCCTGCCCGCAGCTGCCGCCCTTCGCGGTGCGACGCGGCGACGCGGTGCGCCGCTGCCGGTTCTGGCGGGCGACGGCCGCGGCGGGTCCCGACGTGCTGCTGCTGGAGAACGAGGGGCTGTTCGGCCGCGCCGGCGTCTACGGCTACGCGGAGGCGGGCGAGTTCGCGGACACGCTGCCGCGCCTGGCCCTGCTGGCGCAGGGGGCGCTGGCGGCGACGGTGATGCTGGACTGGGCGCCCGACGTGGTCCACGTCCACGACGCGGCGGCCGCCCTGGCGGCCGTGGACCTGGCCTGCTGGACGCGGGCCGGCACGCCGCTGGCCGCGACCCGCACGCTGCTGACGATCCACAACCTCGCCCACCAGTCGCTCCACCCGCGCTGGGAGTTCCCGGGCCTCGACCTGCCGACGCGCCTGGCCTGGCACCCCGGCGAGATGGAATTCCACGGCGGCCTGAACCTGATGAAGGCCGGCATCCTGCTGTCCGACCGGGTCAACACGGTCAGCCCGACCTACGCGAGCGAAGTGACCCTCGACGAGGACCTCGGCTGCGGGCTGGCCGGCGTGCTGCGCGACCGGGGCGAGGCCTTCTCGGGGATCCTCAACGGCATGGACCGCACGGCGTGGGACCCGGCCACCGACCGCTGCCTGCCCGCCAACTACTCGGCGCGGGCGCCGGCCGGCAAGTCCGCCTGCCGCACCGCCCTGCTGCGCGAGCTCGGGCTCGAGGACGGCGGCCCGGTGCTCGTCTCGGTCGGGCGCCTGGCGCACCAGAAGGGGATCGACCTGCTGCTGCCGCTGGTCGACGGGCTCGTGGACGACGGCTGGCGGCAGGCCGTGCTCGGCACCGGCGAGCCGGCCCTGGAGCAGGCCCTGCGCGGGGCCGCGGCGGCCCGGCCGGGGCGGGTGGCCTTCGCCCCCCGCTTCGACGAGGCCCTCTCGCGCCGCTTCTACGCCGGCGCCGACGCGTTCGTGATGCCGTCGCGCTTCGAACCCTGCGGCCTGGCCCAGCTGTACGCCCTGCGCTACGGCACGCCGCCGGTGGTGCGGCGCACCGGCGGGCTGGCCGACACCGTGGCCGACGCCTCCGGGCCCGCCGGCGTCGGCTTCGTCTTCGACGAGGCGACGCCGGCGGCGCTCGGCACCGCGCTCGCCCGCGCGATCGAGGCTTGGCGCGAGCCGGACCGATGGAGTAGTCTCGTGCGGCGGGGCATGGCCGCGGATTACGGATGGAACGCGCCGGCGGCCGCCTACGAGGATCTCTACCGCAGCCTGGAGGGAACATGA